One stretch of Nicotiana tabacum cultivar K326 chromosome 18, ASM71507v2, whole genome shotgun sequence DNA includes these proteins:
- the LOC142172456 gene encoding aspartic proteinase CDR1-like translates to MIHYEAVNSPFYNPELTLEDRVRIMNERSETRISHLITDLEKDGNKIRIYPAYTSQFLVPLKIGTPLVPQILTMDTGSLLLWVHCGFTIGGEGSPAPLYCYAESSSYVEDVYCGTSVCNLMILKGKCGVSTRRCEDTYSYATGKYYITLEKINVGDKFLDIDPIIFKRIDHQGGMIVDSGATSSYLPEIAYKKLKEEIKSVIGTTLEEFISNRPEELCYYGIVARDLKGLPTIAYHFSENAKMEFSADNLFRQDRVDHFCLSIQISESKKMPFSILGVWAQQYFYDSFDFNTMRMSFTRIDGDRLFD, encoded by the exons ATGATTCACTATGAAGCAGTGAACTCGCCTTTCTACaatccagaactcacacttgaagaTCGTGTGAGAATAATGAATGAGAGATCAGAGACTCGCATTTCACATCTTATAACTGATCTGGAAAAAGATGGCAATAAAATTCGGATTTACCCAGCATATACCTCTCAGTTTCTTGTTCCATTAAAAATTGGTACACCTCTTGTGCCACAAATTCTTACCATGGACACCGGTAGTTTGTTACTTTGGGTTCATTGTGGCTTTACTATTGGTGGTGAAGGCTCACCAGCTCCATTATACTGCTATGCAGAATCTTCATCATATGTTGAAGATGTGTATTGTGGGACATCTGTTTGTAATCTTATGATTCTTAAAGGCAAATGTGGTGTCTCAACGAGGAGATGTgaggatacttattcttatgCAACAG GCAAATACTACATAACTTTAGAAAAGATCAATGTAGGGGACAAGTTTCTTGACATTGATCCAATTATATTCAAGAGGATCGATCACCAAGGTGGAATGATTGTTGATAGTGGGGCCACATCGAGTTATTTGCCTGAGATAGCTTACAAGAAACTGAAGGAAGAAATTAAATCTGTGATTGGTACGACGTTAGAAGAATTTATAAGCAACAGACCAGAAGAGCTTTGCTACTATGGAATTGTCGCTCGGGATCTTAAAGGACTTCCAACTATAGCATATCATTTTTCTGAAAATGCTAAAATGGAGTTTAGTGCTGACAATTTATTTCGACAAGATCGCGTTGATCATTTCTGCTTGTCTATACAAATTTCTGAAAGTAAGAAGATGCCTTTTAGCATACTTGGAGTTTGGGCACAACAATATTTCTATGACAGCTTTGACTTTAACACTATGAGAATGTCCTTCACTAGGATAGATGGTGACCGTCTGTTTGATTGA